The Brassica oleracea var. oleracea cultivar TO1000 chromosome C6, BOL, whole genome shotgun sequence genomic interval GAGACGAAAGGATGGACGCGTACCTCAAATTGGTCCAAGGTCTAGCTCAAGACTTCGACTCTTTTGCCCTTACGCGGATCCCCCGTTCCGAGAATGTCCAGGCGGACGCCCTCGCGACTCTAGCATCAAGTTCCGATCCAAGACTCAAAAGGGTAATTCCGGTCGAGTTCATCGAACATCCGAGCATCGGACCACCAATCGTCATCAATCTCATAGAAGGCCAAGACGACGAAGAAGAAATTATCATACCACCACCATCAGAGCAATCTGATTACGGCTGTGATACCCCATGGCTTCAGACGATTCGAGACTACATCGTCGACGGGCAACTACCCACCGAAAAATGGGCAGCTCGCAAGATCCGAACACAGGCCGCACACTACGTAACAGTTGACGGCGAAATCTACAAATGGAGATTCTCCGGACCACTCATGACGTGCCTGGAAGGAGAAAAGGCGAGAAAAGTAATGGACGAAATACATTCCGGCTCCTGCGGCAANNNNNNNNNNNNNNNNNNNNNNNNNNNNNNNNNNNNNNNNNNNNNNNNNNNNNNNNNNNNNNNNNNNNNNNNNNNNNNNNNNNNNNNNNNNNNNNNNNNNNNNNNNNNNNNNNNNNNNNNNNNNNNNNNNNNNNNNNNNNNNNNNNNNNNNNNNNNNNNNNNNNNNNNNNNNNNNNNNNNNNNNNNNNNNNNNNNNNNNNNNNNNNNNNNNNNNNNNNNNNNNNNNNNNNNNNNNNNNNNNNNNNNNNNNNNNNNNNNNNNNNNNNNNNNNNNNNNNNNNNNNNNNNNNNNNNNNNNNNNNNNNNNNNNNNNNNNNNNNNNNNNNNNNNNNNNNNNNNNNNNNNNNNNNNNNNNNNNNNNNNNNNNNNNNNNNNNNNNNNNNNNNNNNNNNNNNNNNNNNNNNNNNNNNNNNNNNNNNNNNNNNNNNNNNNNNNNNNNNNNNNNNNNNNNNNNNNNNNNNNNNNNNNNNNNNNNNNNNNNNNNNNNNNNNNNNNNNNNNNNNNNNNNNNNNNNNNNNNNNNNNNNNNNNNNNNNNNNNNNNNNNNNNNNNNNNNNNNNNNNNNNNNNNNNNNNNNNNNNNNNNNNNNNNNNNNNNNNNNNNNNNNNNNNNNNNNNNNNNNNNNNNNNNNNNNNNNNNNNNNNNNNNNNNNNNNNNNNNNNNNNNNNNNNNNNNNNNNNNNNNNNNNNNNNNNNNNNNNNNNNNNNNNNNNNNNNNNNNNNNNNNNNNNNNNNNNNNNNNNNNNNNNNNNNNNNNNNNNNNNNNNNNNNNNNNNNNNNNNNNNNNNNNNNNNNNNNNNNNNNNNNNNNNNNNNNNNNNNNNNNNNNNNNNNNNNNNNNNNNNNNNNNNNNNNNNNNNNNNNNNNNNNNNNNNNNNNNNNNNNNNNNNNNNNNNNNNNNNNNNNNNNNNNNNNNNNNNNNNNNNNNNNNNNNNNNNNNNNNNNNNNNNNNNNNNNNNNNNNNNNNNNNNNNNNNNNNNNNNNNNNNNNNNNNNNNNNNNNNNNNNNNNNNNNNNNNNNNNNNNNNNNNNNNNNNNNNNNNNNNNNNNNNNNNNNNNNNNNNNNNNNNNNNNNNNNNNNNNNNNNNNNNNNNNNNNNNNNNNNNNNNNNNNNNNNNNNNNNNNNNNNNNNNNNNNNNNNNNNNNNNNNNNNNNNNNNNNNNNNNNNNNNNNNNNNNNNNNNNNNNNNNNNNNNNNNNNNNNNNNNNNNNNNNNNNNNNNNNNNNNNNNNNNNNNNNNNNNNNNNNNNNNNNNNNNNNNNNNNNNNNNNNNNNNNNNNNNNNNNNNNNNNNNNNNNNNNNNNNNNNNNNNNNNNNNNNNNNNNNNNNNNNNNNNNNNNNNNNNNNNNNNNNNNNNNNNNNNNNNNNNNNNNNNNNNNNNNNNNNNNNNNNNNNNNNNNNNNNNNNNNNNNNNNNNNNNNNNNNNNNNNNNNNNNNNNNNNNNNNNNNNNNNNNNNNNNNNNNNNNNNNNNNNNNNNNNNNNNNNNNNNNNNNNNNNNNNNNNNNNNNNNNNNNNNNNNNNNNNNNNNNNNNNNNNNNNNNNNNNNNNNNNNNNNNNNNNNNNNNNNNNNNNNNNNNNNNNNNNNNNNNNNNNNNNNNNNNNNNNNNNNNNNNNNNNNNNNNNNNNNNNNNNNNNNNNNNNNNNNNNNNNNNNNNNNNNNNNNNNNNNNNNNNNNNNNNNNNNNNNNNNNNNNNNNNNNNNNNNNNNNNNNNNNNNNNNNNNNNNNNNNNNNNNNNNNNNNNNNNNNNNCGACGAACTAGTTCCTCTCGGAAAGAAAGATGACCGGCAACACAAGCCGGCGATTCCGCCGGAGAAGTGGCCTCGCCCATCTCGACGTCGGAATCCTTCTTATCACCTTGGGAGGAAGACATGTTGAAAGGAAAGTTATGAAACTAGAGAGTTTTTTAATTTTTGAATGAGTTTGAAGGAATGAAGAAGGGAAGGTGTGAAGAAAATGACTGACAAGAGCTCACTACTTATAGAGTATGGATTCGGAATATCGTCTCGACAACTCTTTTCCGCGGAGTTTAAAATGTGAATTTGGTCCAATACACTTAACCTTGTCAAAGTCATCTATCCGCCCGCTAGAGTCACAGCTCTAACGGGCTGGGGGGCTAACTGTTGGGGTCAAAAACGGTTACGACAAATTTAACATTCAAAACGTCCGAGGAAGAAAATACGAATTTCACCGAAGAGTACTTTTCGAAATAGATTCTTCCTTACGAAAAAGCTTTGTGGAAGAAAGAATCGAGATGTCCGACGAAAGCTCGAAACAGGTCGTTACGCAGCGACCGAACGTCCGTCCCGCTCGGTCGCTACGTAGCGACCGANNNNNNNNNNNNNNNNNNNNNNNNNNNNNNNNNNNNNNNNNNNNNNNNNNNNNNNNNNNNNNNNNNNNNNNNNNNNNNNNNNNNNNNNNNNNNNNNNNNNNNNNNNNNNNNNNNNNNNNNNNNNNNNNNNNNNNNNNNNNNNNNNNNNNNNNNNNNNNNNNNNNNNNNNNNNNNNNNNNNNNNNNNNNNNNNNNAGCAACCGGGCTCGAGCCGAAGTTCAGTCGCTGTGTAGCGATCGAACCCTTCCGAACATCGATACGACATCAATCCATGCATTCTCGTCAAACCTTTGAACGCTGNNNNNNNNNNNNNNNNNNNNNNNNNNNNNNNNNNNNNNNNNNNNNNNNNNNNNNNNNNNNNNNNNNNNNNNNNNNNNNNNNNNNNNNNNNNNNNNNNNNNNNNNNNNNNNNNNNNNNNNNNNNNNNNNNNNNNNNNNNNNNNNNNNNNNNNNNNNNNNNNNNNNNNNNNNNNNNNNNNNNNNNNNNNNNNNNNNNNNNNNNNNNNNNNNAAACCGCAGCACGGTTTACGCTTGGTCCACAAGGAAGGATACATGTCAAGTTTCCGCGGATAAATAAGGAAGTTTTGAAGATAATTGGAAGATCGGGAAAAATGGAATATCTCCATTTTTATGCTATGACGGCTTAAGGGCAGAAGAGTAAAAGCGTAAACCGACCTTGGAGCTAGTGTATAAGGAGTCCTAGGCAGCAAACTTAGCACTTAGAGCAATTTAGGCAATTTTCCGTTTTTGTTATTTCGAGCTGCGACTCAATTAGGTTTAGCCGTCTTAGGGTTGCTAGAACTAGGAATCTCGCCGACAGCTCTCGAGCCCAGGCTTATACCTTGTTGTAAACGCTCATACGCAGATTCGGAATAAGATCTACTTTGCTCTCTTTTTCGATTTCTTATTCCCATCGTTGTTATTCTCGTGTTCTGATTGCTTGACGTGTGGTAATTAGCAGATATCCGGGTCCTCTGGGAAATTAGGGTTTTCCTAGTTTCCTTATTTAAACGGAAATCGACAGTGCGAATTTCGGTTCCCACATTCAACCTTCGCCTCCAAAACGGAAACTTGCTCGAGGGCCGATTTCCTCTCGTTACTTACAACTCGCAGACGAGCTTCGAGCAAAGCAGCCTGATTCCCCAACTTTTCAGCAGTGGCCAGTTGAGCAGCATTGGCACGCTCTCGATCCTGAGCCATCTTCAGACCAAGCTTTAGCTCTCGAACGACCTTCTTTATTTCATAAAGCTCGTCAGAACGCAGAACATCCTGCAGGTGTTTCTCTAAAGTCGCCGCGAACTCGTTGTTAGCCTCCATAGCCTGGAACATAGCAAATCAGCATAGACAAAACAAACCGAATATTTAAAAGGATCGAATATCGAAAAGAACGACCTTAGCATGGGCCACAGCCATCTTCACATAAGCCTCGCATTCCGTCATATTTCGCAAAGAAGGAAGCGGACACCCAGCAGGTTTGAAGTGCCTCACCAAGTGAGCAACACTATCTGGGTCTTCCGTAATAGGGCAATCCTTGGAGTGAGAAAACTGCCAATGAAATGGTTTAACAACAGCCGCTTCACCCGAAACACCGAGACGATGGTCTGAGCCATTTGTTTTAGCCTTCTTTGGGGGGCGGTCACGTTCCTACGAACCTGTTGGGCTACTCGACTTAACACGAGCAGCAGACTTTTCACCCTCGAGGTCCTTTACCTCTTGGGCTGAAGCCCGCGGAAGTCGGGTCTCCTCACGAAGAACTTCTGTGAGCGCTTCGCTCACATCTCCGGTTGGAATGTGTTCCGCATTAATACTACCAGTTCGAGTTCGTACCCTATCAGAGTCGCGAGGGTATGATCTTCTCGATGCCATGTTCCCTTGGCAAGCAAAATGAAATTAAACGAAGCACTATGGCAAATCCTAAAACAAAGTGAAGCTTTATAAAAATCAAGGCCTCGCCGTATCTCAACGACCTGAGAAAAACGAATTCGAAAGACTAAGGTAACAAAGATATTCCAAAACATTAAGCTTATCCGATAAGAATATCCGAAACATCACGATCAAAGTTCACGAAAAACATAACGCAAAAATATATTAAACCAAAAATTAGCTAGAAGCGGAATCATCGGGGACAGACGACCCCCCGATTTGATCCACCGAATCCTCAGAGATTTGAGGAAGGTCGAGCTCAGAGATCGAACAATCCGGCACGATGGCTAAAGCAACGAGATCCTCACAATCCCCTTCCATCTCCTTTAAACGAGCAAGCTCCGCGTCTACGGTTAGGCCCCCGTCCTTGAGCTCGTTCGGAAGATCGATGTTGGCGGCACTTCTTGCAATTGGATCTCAGCAGACACTTCCTTCTTCTTGCTCGACCATTTATCCTTCAAAGATTCGAGGACCTCTCGGTACCGCTGCTCGATATCACGACGATTAATGCGAGAAGAACGACGAATGTCCTGATCCCTCTCGACCTCAAGCGCCGCGACTTTCGCCTTCTGAGCAACCACCTGGGTCATAAGAGCCTCGTTCTCATGGTAATTTCTCCTCCAATCCTCAGTCAAAGCCTCAATATTTTTGGCATCCTTTTTCCCCTCTCGCTTGGCGGCTTTGAGCTCCCCCGAAAGCCTCTTAATCTCGGAACCGATGCTCTCGATTTCCTTGTCATTCCGAGAAGCCACGACGTGATCTTCCATCATTACAACATATTCATTAAAAGCTTCCATCACCTGAGAAGAAATCGAAACAGGCGAATAAGTACCTCGAAGCGATTTTACAAAGGAAAGAAGCTGAGAAACGAACCTTAGAGGTCGCCACTGCAACCTTGGCGTAAGCTTCCTTCTCGGCCGAAGAAGCAAGAGATGGGAGACGACAGCCTGCAGACCTCATGCGACCAGCGAGGGAAATTAAGTCACCTTGGGCCGCAAACAAAGAACCGTCTCCCTCAGGGAAAAACGTAGGACGAGATGGACCGGGCAAGGTGTCCTTTGACGACCAGCGTCGCTTTCTGGTCGCGGCAACGGTCTCGTCTCCCGAACCAGGGCTCAATGAGACAGTAGACCGCCTCTCTTCCGAAGCACCTTCATTGTCGGAGTCGTGAATCGAGATCAAAGTAGATTTACCAGAGGCGCGATTCTTCGATACAGACCCAGAAGTACGAAACGACGACCTCCTCACGAGCTGCCTAGTCAATCAATCTGAAGACTGAGCCCGAACGGAATGAGTCGCAATGACCTCCTGGAATGTTCGGCCTCATCCTCAGAACCCCCAACCAAAGGGGCCCTGTTAGTCCCTTCTGGCTTGGCAAAATCAGCCCGAATCCGAGCCTGATCAAACGAAGACCAGTCCAAATGACCTCTCCGAAGGACTCCGATCAGACCACGAATCTCGTCTGACATCAAAGAACCTTTGAAAGGAGCTGAAACAATCAAAGAAAAACGAGAAATTGAAGAGAAAGACTGACACTTAGATAAAAAAAAGAGGCTAACCAATACGCTCAGCCCAACTCCGAGGAAGTCGAGAGAAATCAAAATCGCCCACAGATGCTCGATCCACCCTAAAAACGAAGAACTGCTTGCGCCACTTTTCGTCGCGATAAGGGACATCCTCGATGACGTGGCGACCTGGGCGTGGAGACACGAGGAAGGTACCAGGACTCTGAGTGTTCCGCTTCACCATAACGAGGTGTCGGAACTCATCGACTTTGAAAGATAAACCTTCCTCCCTAGCCCTAACCGAGAACGCAATAAGATGCCTAAAAAAAATTCGGGAGAATTTGAGTAAACGATAGTCCAAGCTCCGCCAGGATCTCGAGCATAGGCTCCGGAATCGGGAAGGTAACACCGCAAGAATGAAAAAAAGAAAGATAGGCTCCATAATACCCTCCCCGTACGGTTTCGAGAGTCTCAGTTGCGCCGGCCAAATCGAGAACGACGGCGCGATCAACCCCGTATTCCTTATAGAGATCCTCGAGATCATCGGTTGTAGTCGTCGGACGAGGGAAACCGAACGATGAAAACATCTCAAGCTCGGTGATCAGGAAATCTTAAGAGCAAAAGTAAAATGAAAGATGCAAAAAAATAATTAGAGTTGGAACGTAAAACCTCACGTATTTATAACCATCCTAACGGCTCTATCATCATCCCCGAGAAAGATAATAATGACCTAGGTTTCGCCCTAGCGGCGGCTGATATAGCCGTTACGGGTAAAAAAAGAAGAAAAAGAAGAATAAAATTTACGCGCCAAACGACGGTTTTCCAACAACCATCAAACCAAAATCGCATTGGTTATCGAACGACATAACCCGAGTTGATAACTAACCGCCTCTTTTCTTTTCGATCAAATCAAAAGAGACTGGGGGACAAATGTTGGACCCAATTTTGGTCATTACATTAATGGGCCGGAGATATGGGTCGTAAGGAACTGAAGCCCATAGCAAGCAATCGAGCTCGAAAACGAAGACTTCGAGGTCCCGGATATCGCGGAGCAGTCACGAAGATCGCGGAGCAGTTACGAAGATCACGAGGTCGACTCGCTATAAAGGACGGAGAACGGACATGAAGAGGGACACGTTGAAAACCCTAGAGAGAGCTACACATATACATCGACCTTATTTTCATCCGAATCTTAGATCTTTTCTTTACCGATCTCATTTATATCATTCGATCTAGTTCAACTCATTGTATTCGATCTTATTCATCAATAAAGTCCAGTTTTACTTACTGGAAACTGTTTATATCGTTGTGTTCTAAAGATATCGTTGCCTACATCATTTGTCTTTCCTAGATCAAACTCCCGATCACTATCAAATACTTAGTGTAGATTTTAGGTTCTACAGCTCATACCCTTTGCTTGTGAGAGATATGTTTTAATGGAAAATTTCCAATTTACATATAGACCTAGTATATCAAATAAATTGACGTACATGTGTTGTTATCTCATGCATGAATATCATCATAGCTCTTTGACTATTATATGATGAACACGTAGTTTTTGTCACTGCAAAATCTTTTGAATGTGTTTTCTAAACCTTTATTTGTCCATAAGGAAACTAAAATTCCATGGAAGTATTCATCTCACTATAGACTTATATACTGGTCTTACTAAGTATAGACAAAACCTTCACATGAAGACCATCCAAGTGGTTGACCGTTCCCGATTAGGGTTGTCGTCTCACTGGTCTTATTTGTATAACTAAATATATTATGATTACTTAGACACAATCTTTATATATATAAATTTATCTATATGGCGACAATCTTTAGATATCGATATATCCAAAATCTTATGAATTCAATCTTGTAAGATTTATTCATATTTTTCAAGACTTATCTTATGAGCTTAAATTTTGTAGCTCATTTATTTACTTAATGTCAATGACATTATTAGCCAATTTTGAATATATTCACAAAAAACAAACGATAGTAAGTATTGTGAACTCAATTCAAACATGCAATTTAAATTTCTAATAATCGTTCTCAGATCGCTTAAAGAGTTCGTAAACGTTTAATAGTCATTCCCAGAACTCGTCCTAACGACATTCTTAAACGCAATTTTAATTGAATTAGATCGTATATATAATTAGAAAAACGAGATCGCAAACCTGTCAGAGACTGTCGTGTAAATCGTTTTCTTTTACGATTCGTCTTTATTGATGAAAACATTTTGCAGGATAGCTAAAGAGCGTTCACAAATCTTTTCAGATCGATTTAAAAAGCGTCTTAAAAAACACTTATATAGAAATATTGTTCGCAATATTCAATCCGATTCAACTGATAAGCATGAAGCGGATTTATTGAGTTAAGATTGTAGGACCACAAAAAT includes:
- the LOC106297133 gene encoding uncharacterized protein LOC106297133 yields the protein MFSSFGFPRPTTTTDDLEDLYKEYGVDRAVVLDLAGATETLETVRGGHLIAFSVRAREEGLSFKVDEFRHLVMVKRNTQSPGTFLVSPRPGRHVIEDVPYRDEKWRKQFFVFRVDRASVGDFDFSRLPRSWAERIAPFKGSLMSDEIRGLIGVLRRGHLDWSSFDQARIRADFAKPEGTNRAPLVGGSEDEAEHSRRQLVRRSSFRTSGSVSKNRASGKSTLISIHDSDNEGASEERRSTVSLSPGSGDETVAATRKRRWSSKDTLPGPSRPTFFPEGDGSLFAAQGDLISLAGRMRSAGCRLPSLASSAEKEAYAKVAVATSKVMEAFNEYVVMMEDHVVASRNDKEIESIGSEIKRLSGELKAAKREGKKDAKNIEALTEDWRRNYHENEALMTQVVAQKAKVAALEVERDQDIRRSSRINRRDIEQRYREVLESLKDKWSSKKKEVSAEIQLQEVPPTSIFRTSSRTGA